Proteins encoded together in one Dechloromonas sp. HYN0024 window:
- the ahcY gene encoding adenosylhomocysteinase: MPGEHPLPATVHQELTVADFKDFVIADINLAAWGRKEINIAETEMPGLMAIREEFAKTQPLKGARITGSLHMTIQTAVLIETLTALGAEVRWASCNIFSTQDHAAAAIAAQNIPVFAVKGETLVDYWDYTHRIFEWADGGYSNMILDDGGDATLLLHLGARAEQDISLLAKPGSEEETILFAAIKAKIAIDPTWYSVRLAAIKGVTEETTTGVHRLYQMHQRGELKFPGINVNDSVTKSKFDNLYGCRESLVDGIKRATDVMIAGKIAVIAGYGDVGKGSAQAMRALSAQVWVTEIDPICALQAAMEGYRVVTMEYAADKADIFVTTTGNFHVITHDHMAAMKNNAIVCNIGHFDNEIDVASIEKYQWEEIKPQVDHVIFPDGKRIILLAKGRLVNLGCGTGHPSYVMSSSFANQTIAQIELWTEAVKGSNKYPVGVYTLPKHLDEKVARLQLKTLNAQLSELTDEQAAYISVPKDGPYKADHYRY; this comes from the coding sequence ATGCCGGGTGAGCATCCCCTCCCGGCCACAGTTCATCAGGAGCTTACTGTGGCTGACTTCAAAGATTTTGTTATTGCCGACATCAACCTTGCCGCCTGGGGCCGCAAGGAAATCAATATTGCCGAAACCGAAATGCCCGGCCTCATGGCGATTCGCGAAGAATTCGCCAAGACCCAGCCGCTCAAGGGCGCCCGCATTACCGGCTCGCTGCACATGACGATCCAGACCGCCGTCCTCATCGAGACGCTGACCGCGCTCGGCGCCGAAGTCCGCTGGGCCTCCTGCAACATATTCTCGACCCAGGACCACGCGGCCGCCGCCATCGCCGCGCAGAACATCCCGGTCTTTGCGGTCAAGGGCGAAACCCTGGTCGATTACTGGGATTACACCCACCGCATCTTCGAGTGGGCCGACGGTGGCTACTCGAACATGATCCTCGACGACGGCGGCGATGCCACCCTGCTCCTCCACCTCGGCGCCCGTGCCGAGCAGGACATCTCCCTGCTCGCAAAGCCGGGTTCGGAAGAAGAAACCATCCTCTTCGCCGCCATCAAGGCCAAGATCGCTATCGATCCGACCTGGTACTCGGTGCGCCTCGCCGCCATCAAGGGCGTTACCGAGGAAACGACGACCGGCGTCCATCGCCTCTACCAGATGCACCAGCGCGGCGAACTCAAGTTCCCGGGCATCAACGTCAATGACTCGGTGACCAAATCGAAGTTCGACAACCTCTACGGCTGCCGCGAATCGCTGGTCGATGGCATCAAGCGCGCCACCGACGTCATGATCGCCGGCAAGATTGCCGTCATCGCCGGCTACGGCGACGTCGGCAAGGGATCGGCCCAGGCCATGCGCGCCCTCTCGGCACAAGTCTGGGTCACCGAAATCGATCCCATCTGCGCCCTGCAGGCGGCGATGGAAGGCTATCGCGTCGTCACCATGGAATACGCCGCCGACAAGGCCGACATTTTCGTCACCACCACGGGCAACTTCCACGTCATCACGCATGACCACATGGCGGCCATGAAGAACAACGCCATCGTCTGCAACATCGGCCACTTCGACAACGAAATCGATGTCGCCTCGATCGAAAAGTACCAGTGGGAAGAAATCAAGCCCCAGGTCGATCACGTCATCTTCCCCGATGGCAAGCGCATCATCCTGCTCGCCAAGGGCCGTCTGGTGAACCTCGGTTGCGGCACGGGCCATCCGTCCTACGTCATGAGTTCCAGCTTCGCGAACCAGACCATCGCCCAGATCGAACTGTGGACCGAGGCCGTCAAGGGTTCCAACAAGTACCCGGTCGGCGTCTACACCCTGCCCAAGCACCTCGACGAAAAGGTCGCCCGCCTCCAGCTCAAGACGCTCAACGCCCAGTTGTCCGAACTGACCGACGAGCAGGCTGCCTACATTAGCGTGCCCAAGGACGGCCCGTACAAGGCCGACCACTACCGCTACTAA
- a CDS encoding HD-GYP domain-containing protein yields MLKRIPVDQLGLGMHLQAFCGAWLDHPFWRTKFVLSDPNDLVLIRQSPITEVWIDVSKGLDIAASCTQEIEVAEQIPEPQPTVAQESASFNNELKRAAKICARGKEAVVSMFQEARMGKAIEADAAAPLVEEISNSVLRNPGALISLARLKTADDYTYMHSVAVCALMIALSRKLGLDEPTTREVGMGGLLHDLGKAMIPADILNKPGKLTDAEFAVVKTHPAEGHNLLLAGKGISDIVKDICLHHHEKVDGSGYPKRLNGETMSLFAKMGAVCDVYDAITSNRPYKAGWDPAESIKRMAEWTGHFDPVVFQAFVKSLGIYPVGSLVRLESGKLGVVVEQGEQSLLKPKVKVFFSTRSQAYINPELIDIARSAEKIAGREEASKWGIKDIDRYWAGEKI; encoded by the coding sequence ATGCTCAAACGAATCCCGGTGGACCAACTCGGCCTGGGTATGCACCTTCAGGCATTCTGCGGCGCATGGCTGGATCATCCGTTCTGGCGGACGAAATTCGTCCTGAGCGACCCGAATGACCTCGTATTGATCCGGCAAAGCCCAATCACCGAGGTGTGGATTGATGTCTCGAAAGGTCTCGACATTGCCGCCTCCTGCACCCAGGAGATCGAGGTCGCCGAGCAAATTCCCGAACCACAGCCCACCGTTGCTCAGGAAAGCGCCTCTTTCAACAACGAGTTGAAACGCGCCGCTAAAATTTGCGCCAGAGGCAAGGAAGCTGTCGTTTCGATGTTCCAGGAAGCCCGTATGGGCAAGGCCATCGAAGCCGATGCGGCAGCGCCGCTGGTTGAGGAAATCTCAAATTCCGTGCTGCGCAACCCCGGTGCCTTGATCAGTCTGGCCCGGCTGAAAACCGCCGACGATTACACCTACATGCATTCGGTCGCCGTCTGCGCACTGATGATCGCACTCTCCCGGAAACTCGGGCTTGACGAGCCAACCACCCGCGAAGTCGGCATGGGCGGCCTGCTGCACGACCTGGGCAAGGCGATGATTCCCGCCGACATCCTGAACAAGCCGGGCAAGCTGACCGACGCCGAGTTCGCGGTGGTCAAAACCCATCCGGCAGAAGGGCACAATCTGTTGCTGGCAGGCAAAGGGATTAGCGACATCGTCAAGGATATCTGTCTGCACCACCACGAGAAAGTCGACGGCAGCGGTTACCCCAAGCGACTCAATGGTGAAACCATGAGCCTGTTTGCCAAGATGGGCGCCGTTTGCGACGTCTATGACGCGATTACCTCGAACCGTCCCTACAAGGCTGGCTGGGACCCAGCCGAGTCGATCAAGCGAATGGCCGAATGGACGGGGCATTTCGACCCGGTGGTCTTTCAGGCTTTCGTCAAGAGTCTCGGCATCTACCCGGTTGGCTCGCTGGTCCGGCTCGAATCCGGCAAACTGGGCGTCGTGGTCGAACAGGGTGAGCAGTCACTGCTCAAACCCAAGGTCAAGGTCTTCTTCTCGACCCGCTCACAGGCCTACATCAACCCCGAACTGATCGACATAGCCCGCAGTGCCGAAAAAATTGCCGGCCGCGAGGAGGCCAGCAAATGGGGCATCAAGGATATCGATCGCTACTGGGCCGGCGAAAAAATCTGA
- the metK gene encoding methionine adenosyltransferase: protein MSEYFFTSESVGEGHPDKVSDQISDAILDAILAQDKHSRVAAETLCNTGLVVLAGEITTNANVDYIQIARDTIKRIGYDNTDYGIDYKGCAVLVAYDKQSPDIAQGVDKAYDDNLNQGAGDQGLMFGYACDETPSLMPLPIYLSHRLVERQAMLRKDGRLPWARPDAKSQVTIRYVDGKPHSIDTVVLSTQHSPDISLDDLREATIEQIIKPVLPKELIKGDIKFLVNPTGRFVVGGPQGDCGLTGRKIIVDTYGGAAPHGGGAFSGKDPSKVDRSAAYATRYVAKNIVAAGLASRCLVQVSYAIGVAEPTSIMVETYGTGKVSNEILTGLVRKHFDLRPKGIVNMLDLLRPIYQKTAAYGHFGRDEPEFSWETTDRAAVLRNDAGL, encoded by the coding sequence ATGAGCGAATATTTCTTCACTTCCGAATCCGTTGGCGAAGGCCATCCGGACAAGGTTTCCGACCAGATTTCCGATGCCATCCTCGACGCCATCCTGGCGCAGGACAAGCACTCCCGCGTCGCGGCGGAAACGCTGTGCAACACCGGCCTCGTCGTACTGGCCGGTGAAATCACCACCAACGCCAACGTCGATTACATCCAGATCGCCCGCGACACCATCAAGCGCATCGGCTACGACAATACCGACTACGGTATCGACTACAAGGGTTGCGCCGTCCTCGTCGCCTACGACAAGCAGAGCCCGGACATCGCCCAGGGCGTAGACAAGGCCTACGACGACAACCTCAACCAGGGTGCCGGCGACCAGGGCCTGATGTTCGGCTACGCCTGCGACGAAACGCCGTCGCTGATGCCGCTGCCGATCTACCTCTCGCATCGTCTGGTTGAACGTCAGGCCATGCTGCGCAAGGACGGCCGTCTGCCCTGGGCGCGCCCGGACGCCAAGTCGCAGGTCACCATCCGTTACGTCGATGGCAAGCCGCATTCGATCGATACCGTCGTGCTGTCCACCCAGCATTCGCCGGACATCAGCCTCGATGATCTGCGCGAAGCGACGATCGAACAGATCATCAAGCCGGTGCTGCCGAAAGAGCTGATCAAGGGCGACATCAAATTCCTGGTCAACCCGACCGGCCGCTTCGTCGTCGGCGGCCCGCAGGGTGACTGCGGCCTGACCGGGCGCAAGATCATCGTCGACACCTACGGCGGCGCCGCGCCACACGGTGGTGGCGCCTTCTCCGGCAAGGATCCGTCCAAGGTCGACCGCTCGGCCGCCTACGCCACCCGCTATGTCGCCAAGAACATTGTCGCCGCCGGCCTCGCCTCGCGCTGCCTGGTCCAGGTTTCCTACGCCATCGGCGTCGCCGAGCCGACCTCGATCATGGTCGAGACCTATGGCACGGGCAAGGTCAGCAACGAAATCCTGACCGGCCTCGTCCGCAAGCATTTCGACCTGCGCCCGAAAGGCATCGTCAACATGCTCGACCTGCTTCGCCCGATTTACCAGAAGACTGCGGCCTATGGTCACTTTGGCCGTGATGAGCCGGAATTCAGCTGGGAAACGACGGATCGTGCAGCGGTGCTGCGTAACGACGCCGGCCTGTAA
- a CDS encoding lysophospholipid acyltransferase family protein, protein MVFIFRLLSLLPLRLLHALGSGLGRLTYWLSPTYRRHLQENIAQAGLPSTLRGRVAAETGKQMVELARIWMRPLEEAIPLVAEVVGWEHVEAAQQAGKGIVFLTPHLGCFEITAQYLSSFGDITVLYRAPKSAVAQELILTGRKRAQLHLAPADLSGVRALIKALKKGQMVGMLPDQAPKTGEGVWLKFFGRYAYTMTLAARLTETGAASLLTWGERLPGGRGYRVHFELPQKPLAGSTVERAQQINGEIETLIRQCPTQYLWGYNRYKRPTGAEPAPVE, encoded by the coding sequence ATGGTTTTTATTTTTCGCCTACTTTCCCTGCTCCCTTTGCGTCTCCTGCATGCCCTCGGCAGCGGGCTCGGCCGCCTGACTTACTGGCTGTCGCCGACCTACCGTCGTCATCTGCAGGAAAACATCGCCCAGGCCGGGTTGCCCTCCACCTTGCGGGGGCGGGTGGCGGCTGAAACCGGCAAGCAGATGGTCGAACTGGCGCGCATCTGGATGCGGCCGCTTGAGGAAGCGATTCCGCTGGTCGCTGAAGTTGTCGGCTGGGAACACGTCGAGGCGGCGCAGCAGGCTGGCAAAGGGATCGTCTTTCTGACGCCGCATCTCGGCTGTTTCGAGATCACTGCGCAGTATCTGTCGTCGTTCGGTGATATCACCGTGCTCTATCGCGCTCCCAAGTCAGCCGTGGCCCAGGAACTCATCCTGACCGGCCGCAAGCGGGCGCAACTGCATCTGGCACCAGCCGATCTCTCTGGCGTGCGGGCACTGATCAAGGCTTTGAAGAAGGGTCAGATGGTCGGCATGCTGCCCGACCAGGCACCGAAGACCGGGGAGGGCGTCTGGCTCAAATTTTTCGGGCGGTATGCCTACACCATGACCCTGGCTGCCCGGCTTACCGAAACGGGTGCCGCCTCGCTGCTGACCTGGGGTGAGCGGCTGCCGGGCGGACGTGGCTACCGGGTTCATTTCGAACTGCCTCAGAAGCCGCTGGCCGGGTCTACGGTTGAGCGGGCACAGCAGATTAATGGCGAAATCGAGACGCTGATTCGTCAGTGCCCGACCCAGTACCTGTGGGGCTATAACCGCTATAAACGACCGACCGGTGCAGAACCGGCACCGGTGGAGTGA
- a CDS encoding lysophospholipid acyltransferase family protein, producing MLTYVLVGFLWLLHWLPLSVLRALGWGLGRLLYALGRERRQVALTNLRLCFPEQSETAREDLARRHFVAFARAVLDRTLGWWASKERLQRIIRIHGVEHLTDPEGRPVIMLSPHFVGLDAGGTAISMHVAGCSVFSKQKNPVLNQLLYDGRMRFNEAVLLSRQDGMRKIVKAMKAGHPFYYLPDMDFGPEESIFVPFFGVQAATIPALSRMTRLTGARVVPVICHQVSDGYEIEVMPPWDNFPGESVEADTEFMNQFIESQVLRMPEQYFWLHKRFKTRPPGEQRFYK from the coding sequence ATGCTTACCTATGTTCTGGTCGGGTTTCTGTGGTTGCTGCACTGGCTGCCACTGTCCGTCTTGCGCGCCCTCGGCTGGGGCTTGGGGCGCCTGCTCTATGCACTGGGTCGAGAGCGGCGCCAGGTCGCCCTGACTAACCTGCGCCTGTGTTTCCCCGAGCAGAGTGAAACGGCGCGGGAAGATCTGGCGCGCCGGCATTTTGTCGCATTCGCCCGTGCTGTGCTCGATCGCACCCTGGGTTGGTGGGCTTCGAAAGAACGGCTGCAGAGGATCATCCGCATCCACGGCGTCGAGCATCTGACCGATCCCGAAGGCCGGCCGGTGATCATGCTTTCCCCCCATTTCGTCGGTCTGGATGCCGGCGGTACGGCAATCTCGATGCATGTTGCCGGCTGCAGCGTATTCTCGAAGCAGAAAAATCCTGTCCTCAACCAGTTGCTCTATGATGGCCGGATGCGTTTTAACGAGGCGGTCCTGCTGTCGCGCCAGGATGGCATGCGCAAGATCGTCAAGGCGATGAAGGCCGGCCACCCCTTTTACTATTTGCCCGATATGGATTTTGGCCCCGAAGAGTCGATTTTTGTCCCCTTCTTCGGCGTTCAGGCGGCGACCATTCCCGCACTGTCGCGCATGACCCGGCTGACCGGGGCGCGCGTTGTGCCGGTAATTTGCCATCAGGTCTCGGACGGTTACGAGATCGAAGTCATGCCGCCCTGGGATAATTTCCCCGGCGAAAGCGTCGAAGCCGATACCGAATTCATGAACCAGTTTATTGAAAGCCAGGTCCTGCGCATGCCGGAGCAGTATTTCTGGCTGCACAAGCGTTTCAAAACCCGGCCCCCCGGAGAACAGAGGTTTTACAAATGA
- a CDS encoding GNAT family N-acetyltransferase: MNSLNIQIRPVTPPDVPAISALAREIWQATYPGIITQEQIDFMLEQRYGHERLNDDLEDSNKWLDQAFFGDRRVGFAFSEIYRGEFKLDKLYIHPDVQRQGVGGQLIAHVAARAKAGGYPCVILAVNKRNEKAINSYKKYGFVVREAIVDDIGRGYVMDDFVMENKL, from the coding sequence ATGAACAGCCTGAACATACAAATTCGTCCCGTGACGCCGCCCGATGTGCCGGCAATTTCGGCCCTCGCCCGCGAAATCTGGCAGGCCACCTACCCCGGCATCATCACTCAGGAACAGATCGATTTCATGCTCGAGCAGCGCTATGGGCATGAACGCCTGAACGACGATCTTGAAGATTCGAACAAATGGCTGGATCAGGCATTTTTTGGCGACCGTCGTGTCGGCTTTGCCTTCAGCGAAATTTACCGGGGTGAATTCAAGCTCGACAAGCTCTATATCCATCCCGACGTTCAGCGTCAGGGTGTGGGTGGTCAGCTGATCGCCCACGTTGCCGCACGGGCAAAAGCTGGAGGCTATCCCTGCGTAATTCTGGCGGTAAACAAGCGCAACGAAAAAGCTATCAATTCGTACAAGAAATACGGTTTTGTCGTGCGCGAAGCAATTGTCGACGACATCGGTCGCGGTTATGTGATGGATGATTTTGTGATGGAGAATAAGCTTTAA
- the dapF gene encoding diaminopimelate epimerase — translation MKLKFSKMHGLGNDFVVLDGIRQSLSLTPEQLCYLADRHFGVGCDQILLVEKATQPGVDFRYRIFNADGGEVEQCGNGARCFVRFVHEQGLTEKREIRVETMKGLISPRLEGDGNVTVDMGVPRFLPAEIPFLADDDVIVHMLDVADETLETSVVSMGNPHAVQVVDCVDAAPVDQHGPLIESHQRFPQRVNAGFMQIVDRHAIKLRVYERGAGETMACGTGACAAVVAGIRRGLLDSPVRVTTRGGDLNIAWGGADRPVLMTGPAVTVFSGEIEL, via the coding sequence GTGAAACTAAAATTTTCCAAGATGCATGGTCTGGGCAACGATTTCGTTGTCCTCGACGGAATTCGCCAGTCCCTGTCGCTGACGCCAGAGCAGTTATGCTATCTGGCTGACCGCCATTTCGGCGTCGGCTGCGACCAGATTCTGCTGGTTGAAAAGGCGACCCAGCCGGGCGTCGATTTTCGTTACCGGATTTTCAATGCCGATGGTGGCGAGGTCGAGCAGTGCGGTAACGGGGCCCGTTGTTTCGTGCGTTTCGTCCATGAGCAGGGGCTGACCGAGAAGCGCGAAATTCGCGTCGAAACCATGAAGGGCCTCATTTCGCCACGCCTCGAAGGTGATGGCAATGTGACCGTGGATATGGGCGTTCCCCGCTTCTTGCCGGCTGAAATCCCCTTTCTCGCCGATGATGACGTGATCGTCCACATGCTCGACGTGGCCGACGAAACCCTGGAAACCAGCGTCGTCTCGATGGGCAATCCGCATGCCGTGCAGGTGGTGGATTGCGTCGACGCGGCACCGGTTGACCAACATGGCCCCCTGATTGAAAGCCATCAGCGCTTCCCGCAGCGCGTCAATGCCGGCTTCATGCAAATTGTCGACCGGCATGCCATCAAACTGCGCGTCTATGAGCGGGGTGCCGGTGAAACCATGGCCTGCGGTACAGGAGCTTGCGCTGCCGTCGTTGCAGGCATTCGCCGCGGCCTCCTTGATTCGCCGGTGCGTGTCACGACGCGCGGCGGTGACCTGAATATTGCCTGGGGCGGCGCTGACCGGCCGGTCTTGATGACCGGGCCGGCAGTCACTGTCTTTTCTGGAGAAATCGAATTATGA
- a CDS encoding DUF484 family protein: protein MSAMFPEEIADYLKNNPGFFEQYADLMAQIFVPHPHGGRTVSLAERQMLTLRDKNRATESKLAELISFGEENDQISEKVHRLSVALIAAETFQAVIHLLNFHLRDDFSVPHVALRLWDKPAEIEDLPEFAAVSEELQVFAETLARPYCGSTAGFGTTSWFGEAASHIRSQALIALRNGGGTIGMIALGSEEAQRFYADMGTLYLERLGEMVSAALARVTKSVL from the coding sequence ATGAGTGCCATGTTTCCGGAAGAAATTGCTGATTACCTGAAAAACAATCCGGGCTTTTTCGAGCAGTACGCCGATCTCATGGCGCAGATTTTCGTGCCCCATCCGCACGGCGGGCGCACCGTCTCGCTGGCCGAGCGCCAGATGCTGACGCTGCGCGACAAGAATCGGGCGACCGAGAGCAAGCTGGCCGAGCTGATTTCCTTCGGCGAGGAAAATGACCAGATCAGCGAGAAGGTGCACCGACTCTCCGTCGCCCTGATCGCTGCCGAGACATTCCAGGCGGTCATTCATCTGCTCAATTTTCACCTGCGCGATGACTTTTCCGTTCCGCACGTCGCCCTGCGCCTGTGGGACAAGCCGGCCGAGATCGAAGACCTGCCGGAGTTCGCGGCGGTTAGCGAAGAGTTGCAGGTATTCGCTGAAACCCTGGCTCGCCCCTACTGCGGCTCGACGGCCGGATTTGGCACAACCTCGTGGTTTGGCGAGGCGGCATCGCACATTCGTTCGCAAGCCCTTATCGCCTTGCGCAACGGTGGCGGCACGATCGGCATGATCGCCCTGGGCAGCGAGGAAGCGCAGCGTTTCTACGCCGACATGGGGACGCTCTATCTCGAGCGCCTTGGCGAAATGGTCTCCGCTGCCCTGGCCAGAGTGACCAAGAGCGTGCTGTGA
- the xerC gene encoding tyrosine recombinase XerC yields the protein MTPGVAVDTWLAELSDQRRLSPHTVSNYRRDLQKLQVAMGETSLASVQVHHVRRYIAQFHGQGLGGRSLARTLSAWRGFFAWLGERGLVQANPCDGIRPPKSPRLLPKALSVDETARLLAPFEDDDPVQGARDLAMFELFYSSGLRLAELVSLDCDVLDSVAHEGEIRVLGKRSKLRLVPVGSKAREALATWSAVRDGLARPGEQALFVGQRGGRISPRLVEARLTRRAIQMGLPTHVHPHMLRHSFASHVLQSSGDLRAVQEMLGHASVASTQVYTHLDFQHLAKVYDSAHPRAKSK from the coding sequence GTGACCCCCGGTGTTGCGGTTGATACGTGGCTGGCCGAACTTTCGGATCAGCGACGGCTGTCGCCGCACACCGTCTCAAATTATCGGCGCGATCTGCAAAAGCTTCAGGTGGCGATGGGTGAGACGTCATTGGCCAGCGTGCAGGTGCACCATGTTCGGCGGTATATCGCTCAATTTCATGGTCAGGGACTTGGCGGCCGTTCTTTGGCGCGGACCCTGTCGGCCTGGCGCGGTTTCTTCGCCTGGCTCGGTGAGCGTGGTCTGGTCCAGGCCAATCCTTGCGACGGTATCCGGCCGCCAAAATCCCCCCGCCTTCTCCCCAAGGCGCTCTCCGTAGACGAAACGGCTCGTCTCCTGGCGCCCTTCGAGGACGATGATCCGGTGCAGGGGGCGCGCGACCTGGCCATGTTCGAGTTGTTCTACTCCTCGGGTTTGCGGCTCGCCGAGCTGGTTTCGCTTGATTGTGATGTTCTCGACAGCGTCGCCCATGAAGGTGAAATCCGGGTGCTCGGCAAGCGCAGCAAGCTGCGTCTGGTCCCTGTCGGCAGCAAGGCGCGGGAGGCTCTTGCCACATGGTCGGCGGTACGTGATGGTCTGGCCCGCCCAGGCGAGCAGGCCTTGTTTGTCGGCCAGCGGGGCGGGCGCATCAGTCCGCGCCTGGTCGAAGCCCGGCTGACCAGGCGGGCCATCCAGATGGGCTTGCCAACCCATGTCCATCCACACATGCTGCGCCATTCCTTCGCCTCGCATGTTCTCCAGTCTTCGGGCGATCTGCGGGCGGTCCAGGAGATGCTGGGTCATGCCAGCGTTGCGTCGACCCAGGTCTATACGCACCTGGATTTTCAGCACCTGGCCAAGGTGTACGATTCGGCCCATCCCCGCGCCAAATCGAAATAA
- a CDS encoding class I SAM-dependent rRNA methyltransferase, producing MAQLILLPGKERSAFKHHPWLFAGSVGRLEGRARPGDTVEVLADNLRPLGRAAYSPKSQIRARFWTFDADESIDDAFFKRRIAAAVALRQALPELRGQQGLRLIHAESDGLPGVIADQYGDTVVVQLTSAGADKWRSAIVAGLVKETGCARVYERSDSDVRGLEGLGPTTGWLHGEAPATPLAIDENGVRLAIDIAGGHKTGFYLDQRENRSLLGQLSTGKDVLNCFCYTAGFSLQALAGGAASVLSIDSSGPALAQAQANLALNPTLPADRAQWQEADVFQALRDFRKAGRLFDVIVLDPPKFAPSAAHADRAAKAYKDINILGFRLLRPGGFLMTYSCSGGVGLEMFQKIIADSALDAGRSARIVRRLSGAADHPVALNFPEGEYLKGLLVQAD from the coding sequence ATGGCTCAGCTGATTCTGCTTCCGGGCAAGGAACGTTCGGCGTTCAAGCATCACCCGTGGTTGTTCGCCGGCTCCGTCGGCCGTCTTGAAGGCCGGGCCCGGCCGGGCGATACGGTCGAAGTGCTGGCTGACAACCTGCGCCCACTCGGCCGCGCGGCCTACAGTCCGAAGTCGCAGATTCGCGCCCGCTTCTGGACCTTTGATGCTGACGAGTCGATCGATGATGCCTTCTTCAAGCGTCGCATCGCGGCGGCCGTCGCTCTTCGTCAGGCACTGCCTGAACTGCGCGGCCAGCAGGGCTTGCGCCTCATCCATGCCGAATCTGATGGCCTGCCCGGCGTCATTGCCGACCAGTACGGCGATACCGTCGTCGTTCAGCTGACCTCGGCCGGTGCCGACAAGTGGCGGAGTGCCATTGTCGCCGGCCTGGTCAAGGAGACGGGATGTGCCCGTGTCTACGAGCGCTCCGATTCCGATGTCCGCGGTCTTGAAGGCCTCGGTCCGACGACCGGATGGCTGCATGGCGAGGCACCGGCGACGCCGTTGGCCATTGATGAAAATGGTGTCCGGCTGGCGATTGATATTGCCGGTGGCCACAAGACCGGCTTTTACCTCGATCAGCGTGAGAATCGTAGCTTGCTCGGCCAGTTGTCGACCGGCAAGGATGTCCTCAACTGTTTCTGCTATACCGCCGGTTTTTCGCTGCAGGCACTGGCCGGCGGTGCGGCCAGCGTACTGTCCATCGATTCGTCCGGCCCGGCATTGGCCCAAGCTCAGGCCAATCTGGCGCTGAATCCGACATTGCCGGCTGACCGCGCACAATGGCAGGAGGCCGATGTTTTCCAGGCGCTGCGCGATTTTCGCAAAGCGGGCCGGTTGTTTGACGTGATCGTCCTTGATCCGCCCAAATTTGCGCCCTCGGCGGCCCATGCCGACCGTGCCGCCAAGGCCTACAAGGATATCAATATCCTCGGTTTCCGCTTGCTCAGACCGGGCGGTTTCCTGATGACCTATTCGTGTTCCGGCGGCGTTGGGCTCGAAATGTTCCAGAAGATCATTGCCGATTCGGCGCTCGATGCTGGGCGTAGTGCGCGTATCGTCCGTCGCTTGTCGGGGGCGGCCGATCATCCGGTGGCACTGAACTTTCCGGAAGGTGAGTATCTCAAAGGCTTGCTGGTTCAGGCTGACTGA